In the genome of Carya illinoinensis cultivar Pawnee chromosome 13, C.illinoinensisPawnee_v1, whole genome shotgun sequence, the window ACCAGGCACCAACTCTTAAACCTCTGCTCTTGGTGATTTCGAATGGAGTGTAATTCTGTTACTAATTATTAGTTTTGCTATAATTTTCTTAACTGATATAGATTCAAGCAAAGCCAGTGAAGAGGCTGTGCAGAACCCACAACACAATTACAGTAAATGGACAATTCCCAGGACCAACCTTGGAAGTGAGAAATGGGGATTCCCTTGTGATCAGAGTGGTGAACAGTGCTCGATACAACATCAGCCTCCATTGGTAAAATTCTTACAACTCATATATTCACGATCAATCACACATAACACCAAAGGTTGATTTGCAGACaagtatatgcatgcatgcatgcacgcacgCACTTGACCCCAGGCCCCAGGGCATGCATTGGCACTCCAATATATAGAGAGCTAGCCTGAATAAACCTGCCAAAAGACTTGCAAACCTAGTACCAAACACTATGTACCTAAAATTCATGATTCTTGTAATTTGATGTCTATAACTGCATGTTATTTATCAGGCATGGAATTAGACAGCTCAGAAATCCATGGGCAGATGGGCCGAGTTATGTGACTCAGTGTCCCATTCAACCGGGAGGGACATACACATACCGTTTTACAATCATAAACCAAGAGGGTACATTGTGGTGGCATGCTCATACCGATTGGCTCAGAGCCACTGTTTATGGAGCTCTCATCATCCGTCCTCAATTGGGTTCTCCATACCCATTCTCAACGCCCAAGCGAGAATACACAATTCTTCTTGGTAACAACTCAACACTAGTTATTCTTACCACCAATCAATCTGGGATTATGAGAAAGTGATAGAACTCTGACGGCTTATGATGATGGTGATAAACAGGAGAATGGTTCGACAGAAATCCCATGGATGTTTTAAAGCAGGCTCAGTTCACAGGAGCAGCTCCTAATGTTTCAGATGCATTTACCATCAATGGTCAGCCTGGTGATCTGTATAGATGCTCCAGCCAAGGTAAGGAGTAAACTTACTAGTTTAATTTAGGTCTAGTGGGAAGAATAATAAACTAACAGTGCTTGTTTGATCGTGAAAAGATCTTGGTATCTTGTTTTTATTATATGGTACCATAAAACGGTTACTATAACTAAAACCACAATGCAGAAACCGAAAGATTTGCAATAGAATCGGGCGAGACAGTTCTCCTACGAATCATCAGCTCTGCACTCAATCAAGAACTCTACTTTGCCATTGCCAACCACAAAATGACTGTTGTTGGTGTTGATGCTGCATACACCAAGCCTTTCACAACCAATGTTGTCATGATAGGACCAGCTCAGACAACCAATGTCCTCCTCACCGCTGATCAGCCCCCAGCTCACTACTACATGGCTGCACATGCCTATAACACCGCGAATGCACCATTTGATAACACCACCACCACAGCCATCCTTGAATACAAATCTGCTCCCTGCAAGAAGGGGCAATCCTCGAGACCAGTCTTCCCTCAACTACCAGGCTTCAATGATACAGCCACAGCAACTGCTTTCACTGCCGGGATTAGGAGCCCTTCTCGGGTCAATGTCCCTACTGACATTGATGAGAACCTATTTTTCACAGCGGGATTAGGACTAAACAATTGCACACGTCCTAACAGCCCCCGTTGTCAGGGACCAAATGGAACTCGCTTCACCGCCAGCATGAACAACGTTTCTTTTGTCCTCCCTAGAACAAACTCCATTATGCAAGCATATTATCAAGGTGTGCCTGGTGTCTTCACCACAGACTTTCCACCTGTCCCCCCTGTACAATTTGATTATACCGGCAACGTGAACAGGGGACTCTGGCAACCTATTCCAGGAACTAAGCTCTACAAGTTGAAGTATGGTTCCAGAGTACAGATTGTGTTCCAGGATACAAGTATTGTCACAACAGAGGACCATCCTATGCATCTTCATGGATACCATTTCTACGTTGTTGGATCAGGTTTTGGCAACTTCAACCCAAGACAGGACCCAGCCAACTTCAACCTCGTCGACCCACCAAAGAGGAATACCATTGGAACAAACCCTGGTGGATGGGTAGCCATCCGATTTGTGGCTGATAATCCAGGTGATGCACTaaatctcaaaaatttaaatacactcGCATAGATCCATTgatctgattttttttcatgtacttTCTTGGTGCAAAACAGGAGTTTGGCTGTTGCACTGTCACATAGACGCACATTTGAGTACTGGTTTGGCAATGGCTTTACTAGTTGAAAATGGAGTTGGGGAATCTCAGTCTGTAATACCTCCACCACCAGATCTGCCCGCGTGTTAAGACCATCAACAgagtatcatcattcaccagTCATTTCGTCTAATGTTCAAATCAAATATTTGCTGTCCTCTAGTATTgttagaaaattatataaaggTTTGGCTGAATCTTTTGCCATGGGTTTCTAGAATAGTAGGCCAAGAATCGGTCAATGCTCCACTGAGCAGCTGATTTCTCAAGTTTCTTGATTGTGTGTATTGTTTTAAAAATCAGATTGGATTTCAGATTTTATAACAAATTAGTTATATCTGTTTCATTCCAAACTTTCTCACGATACGTTTATAAGACATACCACAAGCGAAAGAAATGTAAGATCCCCAAAAGCCTCTTTTGCCAATGCAAACAAAGCTGGTAGCCATCCAGTAAAATCCACTTGAATAACTCATGAAGGTGACTTTGCCCCGAACACAAGACTACAACCATCTTAATTGAGTGGACCTTATTCTGATTGGCTGTAGACATTTGAAAACCAGGTGAAAATTGCCAATACACTCCCAAACAGGGTTGACATCAACCTGAAAACCTACACCAAGCATGTGGCATCTGTAAGGTGTGATTTCCAGTAATTGAAGAGAAAATTCAGTCAACGCCAATACTCccatggaaatatatatatatattaattattttttaaccaacaGCATAAACATAAAATGTACAGGCAATATGATTacgaaaaagagaaaaaaaaacctTGTTTCTAGGGGCAGTAAGAAAGGGAAAATCAAAAGTGATAACATCAATAGAACACAGTAGACAACAGCTCTGGCATATAATGGCAAGTTGGCATCAAGAAACATTTACAAAGTTTGGCTAGTTAAAATCTCCAAATCATTCAGGCAACAAATTTCAGACAACGGGTATCATTATGTATATTTTGGCAACGGCATGAACAGAAGCGCATCCCACACTTCACACATGTATAGCTGGCAGCATATCCACAAACAGTACAGAAATGGCGGCGAGAGGTAGAGCTAGGAGGTCCCACAGCTGCCCTCAAATAGGAGGGAACGTGAGAAGGCAATGTTTCTAGG includes:
- the LOC122292726 gene encoding laccase-13-like yields the protein METTYNLIVKPWCTHFFLGLFAMLALLSLSADAETQYHQFVIQAKPVKRLCRTHNTITVNGQFPGPTLEVRNGDSLVIRVVNSARYNISLHWHGIRQLRNPWADGPSYVTQCPIQPGGTYTYRFTIINQEGTLWWHAHTDWLRATVYGALIIRPQLGSPYPFSTPKREYTILLGEWFDRNPMDVLKQAQFTGAAPNVSDAFTINGQPGDLYRCSSQETERFAIESGETVLLRIISSALNQELYFAIANHKMTVVGVDAAYTKPFTTNVVMIGPAQTTNVLLTADQPPAHYYMAAHAYNTANAPFDNTTTTAILEYKSAPCKKGQSSRPVFPQLPGFNDTATATAFTAGIRSPSRVNVPTDIDENLFFTAGLGLNNCTRPNSPRCQGPNGTRFTASMNNVSFVLPRTNSIMQAYYQGVPGVFTTDFPPVPPVQFDYTGNVNRGLWQPIPGTKLYKLKYGSRVQIVFQDTSIVTTEDHPMHLHGYHFYVVGSGFGNFNPRQDPANFNLVDPPKRNTIGTNPGGWVAIRFVADNPGVWLLHCHIDAHLSTGLAMALLVENGVGESQSVIPPPPDLPAC